The Arctopsyche grandis isolate Sample6627 chromosome 7, ASM5162203v2, whole genome shotgun sequence genome includes a window with the following:
- the LOC143914117 gene encoding ionotropic receptor 75a-like, producing the protein MTLLVVLFTFMLYQFYSASIVASLLMEPPRTITDLKSLFISKLNILIEDVSYNHDFFLESPNPTVKRIYNDVLVPRGLKNVFVTPKIGLEKVEAGGYAFQVDVSLGYQIIREKFSERSICDLCEILLFPPKPIMPLLRKHSQYRQIITYGLRKLEESGIMKYQKSVWYARKPECSPGVANEPSSMLEIYDGIHNWLMVGSDLNFAKDLLQTAELRLDSEVLLVLKKYLKHELWPLYDVYNPGSTIGGAIKASFYGYWKPFSNGKYHNNVTLLKHQGFKKASKNSTKLYIFHGKSTS; encoded by the exons ATGACGCTTTTAGTTGTACTCTTCACTTTTATGctatatcaattttattcagCTTCTATTGTTGCTTCATTGTTAATGGAACCACCACGAACTATAACAGATCTCAAAAGTCTgtttataagtaaattaaacatcctcattgaAGACGTTTCTTACAATCATGACTTCTTTTTG GAATCACCTAATCCAACGGTAAAACGAATTTACAATGATGTTTTGGTACCTAGAGGTCtgaaaaatgtatttgttaCGCCTAAAATTGGACTCGAGAAGGTCGAGGCAGGGGGATATGCATTTCAAGTGGACGTATCACTGGGCTATCAAATAATTCGTGAAAAATTCAGTGAACGCAGTATTTGTGATCTGTGTGAAATTCTCTTGTTTCCACCAAAGCCTATTATGCCCTTACTTAGAAAACATTCACAATATAGACAAATAATAACATATGG GTTACGAAAATTGGAAGAAAGTGGAATAATGAAGTATCAAAAATCGGTATGGTATGCAAGAAAACCGGAATGTTCACCCGGAGTAGCCAACGAACCG tCATCGATGTTGGAAATTTATGATGGAATTCACAATTGGCTAATGGTAGGCTCGGATTTGAATTTTGCGAAGGATTTATTACAAACAGCTGAACTTAGACTAGACAGTGAAGTTTTGCTAGTTTTGAAGAAGTATTTGAAACatg AGCTGTGGCCTCTTTACGATGTGTATAATCCTGGTTCAACTATTGGAGGAGCGATTAAAGCCTCATTTTATGGTTATTGGAAGCCGTTTAGCAATggaaaatatcataataatgtTACATTATTAAAACATCAAG GCTTCAAAAAAGCCTCCAAAAACTCTACTAAATTATATATCTTCCATGGAAAATCGACATCTTGA
- the LOC143914869 gene encoding lysosomal alpha-mannosidase-like, whose amino-acid sequence MDVWHHNFRLSTIMGPFTFTIFVLFLTTIFAKPFDKFESESAKPKESTCGYTSCHPTKPDVLNIHLVPHTHDDVGWLKTLDQYYYGSRTSTQRAGVQYILDSVIDELMKDPIRRFVYVESAFFDLWWSEQTDQRRHHVKRLVAEGRLEFAGGAWSMNDEASTHYQSILDQFTWGLRMLNDTFGECGRPKTGWQIDPFGHSREMTNLWALSGFDGLLLGRIDFQDKKKRLNSKDAEMIWRGSDDIGKPSDLFTGILFNNYAPPPGFCFDVLCNDDPIIDNVKSTEYNVDKMVQKFVDYAQNQASAYRTNNIIMTMGEDFFYQDASMWYKNLDKLIKHVNEKEPKVNVMYSTPSCYIKALYDSQQKWSTKQDDFFPYASDEHSYWTGYYTSRPTIKYYERKGNNFLQVCKQLYALTNLNEKDKVDLNMLRKAMGVMQHHDAVTGTEKQHVAQDYARMLNEGIQDCLITTKEALNKLMAENPDGKDKISTNDQRDNIKVSYIPMKLCQLNITECDITENSKQFVITVYNPLAHVITDYVRLPVSGTSYIVKNSEGNGITIQVMPISSQLLQQLPFRKSNATNELVFAADNIPPLGYKAFYIQEDNSHEKIFVDKTMPFVSNSQTKPLFKFSGTTKDEPTNDEDSIGNEFIKINIDKSSGLIENIIVTENGKSTTFPLTQQLLYYRGMNAASNATFNRPSGAYIFRPNTSEVVSIGKPENKIVKGPLVEELHQHFSNWSSQVIKVYKDQMYVEFEWLVGPIPIEDKVGKEVISRFTTDFKTENSFYTDSNGRQLIKRILNKRPTWDVQLDEPVAGNYYPITSMISIRDNSSQRELYVITDRAQGGTSLKDGQVDIMVHRRLLWDDYFGVGEALNETENGVGLVARGTHYLLISDSKKRVESRQIALQKLLQPAVFVSSADNLTFDAWNKNRNEFSGLHTELPGNVHILTLEPWKDHSILLRLEHFLTKTDDPDDLSKQAIVNLRILFSGIKIISYRETSLTANQWIEDFQRLDWQTADKMVDNFNDVYDGTYQAVNGSTTGDRDFPDKDKYSFFNSLSDNARNKLQDYLNLSFPDSSLNHVKSTIKRSVGDDDFLVYLQPMEIKTLIIKAEFSD is encoded by the exons ATGGATGTGTGGCACCATA ACTTTAGACTCAGCACAATCATGGGACCATTCACCTTcacaatatttgtattatttttaactacAATATTTGCCAAACCATTTGACAAATTCGAAAGTGAATCCGCGAAACCCAAAGAAAGCACCTGTGGATATACT TCTTGTCATCCAACAAAACCTGACGTTTTAAACATTCACTTAGTACCACACACTCATGATGATGTAGGATGGCTGAAAACATTAGATCAATACTATTATGGCA GTCGTACATCGACCCAACGTGCAGGAGTTCAATACATTCTAGATTCGGTTATCGACGAACTCATGAAAGACCCCATTAGAAG atttgtttACGTCGAATCTGCCTTTTTCGATCTGTGGTGGTCAGAGCAGACTGACCAAAGACGACATCATGTCAAAAGATTGGTAGCTGAAGGACGATTAGAGTTTGCAGGGGGAGCATGGTCCATGAATGACGAAGCGAGTACTCACTATCAGAGTATTTTGGATCAATTTACTTGGGGATTGAG GATGCTGAACGACACGTTTGGAGAGTGTGGAAGACCGAAAACCGGTTGGCAGATTGATCCATTCGGTCATTCGCGCGAAATGACTAATTTGTGGGCATTGTCAGGATTTGATGGTCTGCTTTTGGGTAGAATTGACTTTCAAGATAAGAAGAAACGCTTGAATAGTAAAGATGCTGAAATGATATGGCGAGGAAGTGACGATATAG GAAAACCATCTGATCTATTTACTGGTATATTATTCAACAACTACGCCCCACCACCAGGATTTTGCTTTGATGTATTATGCAATGATGATCCTATTATAGACAATGTAAAAAGTACAGAATACAACGTTGATAAAATg GTTCAAAAATTTGTAGATTATGCTCAAAATCAAGCGAGTGCTTACAGGACAAATAACATCATCATGACTATGGGAGAAGATTTTTTCTACCAAGATGCTTCCATGTGGTATAAGAATTTGGACAAATTGATCAA ACACGTCAATGAAAAAGAGCCGAAAGTGAACGTTATGTATTCGACGCCATCTTGTTACATCAAGGCATTGTACGATTCTCAACAGAAATGGTCAACAAAACAAGACGACTTCTTTCCGTATGCTTCTGACGAGCATTCTTATTGGACTGGTTATTACACATCAAGGCCAACGATAAAATATTACGAAAGGAAAGGCAACAACTTTTTACAG GTGTGCAAACAATTATATGCTCTGACGAATTTGAATGAAAAGGATAAAGTTGATTTGAATATGCTCAGAAAAGCTATGG GTGTGATGCAACATCACGATGCTGTCACTGGTACTGAAAAACAACATGTAGCTCAAGATTATGCAAGAATGCTAAATGAAGGAATACAGGACTGCTTAATCACAACTAAAGAAGCTTTAAA CAAATTGATGGCAGAAAATCCTGACGGAAAGGACAAAATTTCTACAAATGATCAAAGGGATAATATAAAAGTCAGCTATATACCTATGAAACTTTGTCAATTAAATATCACAGAATGTGATATAACTGAAAATTCTAAACAATTTGTG atTACAGTTTACAATCCATTAGCGCATGTTATTACTGATTATGTCCGTCTACCTGTATCTGGAACATCATATATTGTTAAAAACAGTGAAg GAAATGGAATAACCATTCAAGTAATGCCGATTTCAAGTCAACTTCTTCAGCAGTTACCGTTTAGGAAATCAAATGCTACAAACGAACTAGTATTTGCTGCTGACAATATACCACCATTGGGCTACAAAGCATTTTATATTCAAGAAGACAACTctcatgaaaaaatatttgttgataAAACAATGCCGTTTGTGAGTAATAGTCAAACAAAACCCTTGTTCAAATTTAGTGGAACTACCAAAGATGAGCCGACTAATGATGAAGACTCAATTGGAAATGAA ttcataaaaataaatatagacaaGAGCAgtggtttaattgaaaatataatagtaacGGAAAATGGAAAATCAACCACCTTTCCTTTAACTCAACAACTATTATACTACAGAGGAATGAATGCTGCAAGCAATGCAACATTTAACAG ACCATCCGGGGCTTACATCTTCAGACCAAACACTTCGGAAGTGGTGTCGATTGGAAAACcagaaaataaaattgttaag ggaCCTCTAGTCGAAGAGTTACAccaacatttttcaaattggtCATCACAGGTTATCAAGGTATACAAAGATCAAATGTATGTGGAATTTGAGTGGCTTGTAGGACCCATACCCATTGA GGACAAGGTCGGTAAAGAGGTCATATCACGTTTTACGACTGATTTTAAAACTGAAAACTCATTTTATACTGATTCGAATGGTCGGCAATTGATCAAAAGAATTCTTAACAAGAGACCTACGTGGGATGTTCAATTGGATGAACCAGTTGCAG ggAACTATTATCCAATTACTTCTATGATTTCAATCAGAGATAATTCTTCACAAAGAGAGTTATATGTCATCACAGATAGAGCTCAAGGAGGAACGTCGTTAAAAGATGGACAAGTGGATATTATG GTTCATAGAAGACTCTTATGGGATGATTATTTTGGTGTTGGAGAAGCACTGAATGAAACTGAAAATGGAGTTGGACTTGTTGCAAGGGGAACACATTATTTACTCATAAGCGATTCAAAGAAACGAG TGGAAAGTAGGCAGATTGCCTTGCAGAAACTACTACAACCAGCAGTGTTTGTTTCTTCTGCAGACAATTTAACATTTGATGCATGGAACAAAAATAGAAATgag TTCAGCGGCTTGCATACGGAGTTACCTGGAAATGTTCATATATTAACACTTGAGCCATGGAAGGATCATAGCATTTTATTACGGCTCGAGCACTTCTTGACAAAGACTGACGATCCCGACGACCTGTCCAAGCAAGCTATTGTGAATTTGAGAATCCTTTTTTCTGGAATAAAGATAATTTCTTACAGAGAAACATCTCTGACTGCGAATCAGTGGATTGAAGATTTCCAGAGACTCGATTGGCAGACTGCCGACAAAATGGTTGATAACTTTAATGACGTTTATGATGGAACTTATCAAGCAGTAAATGGCAGCACAACTGGAGATAGAGACTTTCCGGATAAGGACAAATATTCCTTCTTCAATTCTTTGTCAGATAATGCGAGAAACAAATTACAAGACTATTTGAATTTAAGTTTTCCAGACAGTTCTTTAAATCATGTAAAAAGTACGATTAAGCGAAGTGTAGGTGATGATGATTTCTTAGTTTATCTTCAACCTATGGAAATTAAGACGTTGATAATCAAAGCTGAATTCAGCgattaa
- the LOC143914871 gene encoding lysosomal alpha-mannosidase-like isoform X2, translating into MKILSFVAFSIFIFVIESRPNENVKQTCGYDSCHPTKSDAINVHLVPHTHDDVGWLKTVDQYYYGSRNNINKAGVQYILDSVVDELIKDPVRRFVYVESAYFDKWWSDQNDQRRHHVKRLVAEGRLEFAGGAWSMNDEAAAHYHSVLDQLTWGLRFLNDTFGECGRPKAGWQIDPFGHSRELANMWSLSGFDGLLLGRVDYQDRRRRSNSKELEMLWRGSDDLGSDIMTGIMFNTYSPPPGFCFDILCTDEPIIDNPNSPDYNVDKMVENFLEYVNDAQSVYKTNNIIITMGGDFTYQNANLWYKNMDKLIKYVNEREPKVNLLYSTPACYIKSLYDSNAIWPVKQDDFFPYASDEHAYWTGYFTSRPTFKYYERRGNNFLQVCKQLYAMTNLNARDKVDLNMLRTAMGIMQHHDAITGTEKQNVAKDYERILENGIQDCLVVVQEAMTKLMSEKSELYETPSSSESNSKDYYLPMTLCQLNASECVISETNDNFVVTVYNPLGHTIDDYIRLPIAGNTYDVTSASGEKVETQIVAISENVLNQLKTRNSIATKELVFLVEKLPRLGYKSFYVQKTNSSEIQTKRPSTYNKLESRKKHASEGTKLNHESRNKIKNSHSNLSNEQSLTIGNEYIQVSMDPNTGYVGSISQIENNKTTTFPLVQEILFYEGMSGNNNVSENRASGAYIFRPKSAEPLLITDKPINKVVKGKLVEEIHQRFSDWASQIIRVYRDRGYVEFEWLIGPIPIEDKVGKEVISRFTTDFKSENTFYTDSNGRQLLKRILNKRPTWKLDVHEPVSGNYYPVTSMISIKDESSKKSLFVLTDRSQGGSSLKDGQIELMVHRRLLHDDAFGVEEALNETENGLGLVARGTHYLVIGKDDDNVPPLVFSKILALSKLLQPAVLFTSGDNLTMLEWKQNKNEFNGISSFLPPNVHLLTLEPWKGKSVLLRLEHFFQKKDSPDALSNPATVDLEQLFSKLKILSVRETNLAANLWKSDMNKMEWTTEEDMAEEFNDKYNPDYDSERLRIFDEPSVLMMNGFEKSPYTVGRRDKNYNFLKKKIKRDENKFVISLDPMEIKTFVVEVEFR; encoded by the exons ATGAAAATATTATCGTTTGTTGCCTTTTCTATATTCATATTTGTAATTGAGTCAAGACCCAATGAGAACGTTAAACAAACATGTGGCTACGAT tcTTGTCATCCTACGAAAAGTGATGCTATAAACGTCCATTTGGTACCTCACACACATGATGACGTCGGATGGCTCAAAACTGTCGATCAATATTACTATGGAA gtcgtaataacataaataaagcaggagtacaatatatattagattctgtCGTAGACGAACTAATCAAAGATCCAGTTAGAAG GTTTGTATATGTAGAAAGTGCCTACTTTGACAAATGGTGGTCAGATCAAAATGACCAAAGGAGACATCATGTAAAAAGATTGGTTGCTGAAGGGCGTTTGGAGTTTGCTGGAGGTGCTTGGTCCATGAATGACGAAGCTGCTGCTCATTATCACAGCGTTTTAGATCAACTCACATGGGGCTTAAG GTTTTTAAATGACACTTTCGGAGAATGCGGCCGTCCTAAAGCCGGCTGGCAGATTGATCCATTCGGACACTCTCGTGAACTGGCGAATATGTGGTCTTTGTCAGGTTTTGATGGACTTCTATTAGGAAGGGTTGACTATCAAGATAGGAGACGTCGTTCAAATAGTAAAGAATTGGAAATGTTATGGAGAGGAAGTGATGATTTAG GATCTGATATTATGACTGGAATAATGTTTAATACATACTCTCCACCACCTGGATTTTGCTTCGATATACTCTGCACCGATGAGCCTATTATTGATAATCCCAATAGCCCAGATTATAACGTCGATAAAATG GTTGAAAATTTCTTGGAATATGTCAACGATGCACAATCTGTTTACAAAACgaacaatattataattacaatggGTGGCGATTTTACATATCAAAATGCTAATCTTTGGTACAAAAATATGGACAAACTCATCAA ATACGTCAATGAACGCGAACCGAAAGTCAACCTTTTATATTCGACTCCTGCGTGTTACATAAAATCCTTGTACGATTCAAATGCTATTTGGCCTGTCAAACAAGATGATTTCTTCCCATATGCTTCTGATGAACATGCCTACTGGACAGGATATTTTACTTCAAGAcctacttttaaatattatgaaaGGAGAGGAAACAATTTCTTACAG GTGTGCAAACAATTGTATGCAATGACGAATTTAAATGCACGCGATAAAGTTGACTTGAATATGTTGAGAACAGCTATGG gcaTAATGCAACACCATGATGCTATCACTGGTACTGAAAAACAAAACGTTGCTAAGGACTATGAAAGGATATTAGAAAATGGTATTCAGGATTGTCTTGTTGTTGTTCAAGAGGCTATGAC aaaacttATGTCAGAAAAATCTGAACTTTATGAAACCCCTTCATCGTCAGAATCAAACTCAAAGGACTACTATCTTCCAATGACACTTTGCCAATTGAATGCGAGTGAATGTGTGATTTCAGAAACCAATGATAATTTTGTT GTTACTGTATACAATCCATTGGGTCACACCATAGACGATTACATACGTTTACCAATAGCTGGAAACACCTATGATGTCACAAGTGCTTCAg GAGAAAAAGTTGAAACGCAAATAGTGGCAATCTCTGAAAATGTACTGAACCAATTGAAAACGAGAAACTCTATCGCGACGAAAGAACTAGTTTTCCTGGTAGAAAAACTTCCTAGATTAGGATATAAATCATTTTACGTTCAAAAAACTAATAGTTCTGAAATTCAAACTAAAAGACCTAGTACTTACAATAAATTAGAATCTAGGAAAAAACATGCTTCTGAAGGCACTAAATTGAATCATGAAAGCaggaataaaatcaaaaattcccaTTCGAATTTGTCCAATGAACAATCTTTAACAATTGGAAATGAA TACATTCAAGTAAGTATGGATCCAAACACTGGATATGTTGGATCCATATCACaaatcgaaaataataaaacaactaCATTTCCATTGGTTCAAGAAATTTTGTTCTATGAAGGTATGTCAGGCAACAATAATGTAAGCGAAAATAG AGCCTCAGGAGCCTATATTTTCCGGCCCAAATCTGCAGAACCTTTATTAATTACGGATAAGCCGATAAATAAAGTCGTCAAA gGAAAACTTGTGGAGGAAATTCATCAGCGCTTTTCGGATTGGGCGTCCCAAATCATCAGAGTATATCGTGATAGGGGCTATGTAGAATTCGAATGGCTAATTGGACCCATTCCAATAGA AGATAAAGTTGGTAAAGAAGTAATATCTCGCTTTACCACCGACTTCAAAAGTGAAAACACTTTTTATACAGACTCAAATGGGAGACAACTGCTGAAGAGAATCTTGAACAAAAGACCGACCTGGAAATTAGATGTCCATGAACCTGTTTCAG GGAATTATTATCCTGTTACGTCGATGATTTCCATAAAAGACGAATCGTCTAAAAAATCATTGTTCGTCCTCACTGATAGATCGCAAGGTGGTAGTTCGTTAAAAGACGGCCAAATAGAATTGATG gttCATAGAAGGCTTTTGCACGATGATGCATTCGGAGTTGAAGAAGCTCTGAACGAAACCGAAAATGGATTAGGACTTGTTGCAAGAGGAACTCACTATTTAGTAATCGGAAAAGATGATGATA ATGTTCCTCCTTTGGTGTTCAGTAAAATATTAGCGTTGTCAAAACTATTACAACCAGCAGTTTTATTCACGTCCGGTGATAATTTAACAATGCTTGAatggaaacaaaataaaaatgag ttTAATGGAATTAGTTCATTCTTGCCGCCAAATGTCCACTTACTGACACTAGAGCCGTGGAAAGGAAAATCTGTACTTTTGAGATTAGAGCACTTTTTCCAAAAAAAGGACAGTCCAGATGCTCTGTCCAATCCTGCTACTGTAGATTTAGAACAATTGTTctccaaattgaaaattttatcagTGCGAGAGACTAATTTAGCTGCAAACTTATGGAAGTCTGATATGAACAAGATGGAATGGACCACCGAAGAAGATATGGCTGAAGAATTCAATGATAAATACAACCCAGATTATGATTCTGAAAGGTTAAGAATATTTGATGAGCCGAGCGTTTTGATGATGAATGGATTTGAAAAGTCACCGTACACTGTCGGGAGAAGggataaaaattacaatttcctTAAAAAGAAGATCAAGAgagatgaaaataaatttgtaattagtCTCGATCCCATGGAGATTAAAACTTTTGTTGTTGAAGTAGAATTTAGATAA
- the LOC143914871 gene encoding lysosomal alpha-mannosidase-like isoform X1 yields the protein MKILSFVAFSIFIFVIESRPNENVKQTCGYDSCHPTKSDAINVHLVPHTHDDVGWLKTVDQYYYGSRNNINKAGVQYILDSVVDELIKDPVRRFVYVESAYFDKWWSDQNDQRRHHVKRLVAEGRLEFAGGAWSMNDEAAAHYHSVLDQLTWGLRFLNDTFGECGRPKAGWQIDPFGHSRELANMWSLSGFDGLLLGRVDYQDRRRRSNSKELEMLWRGSDDLGVGSDIMTGIMFNTYSPPPGFCFDILCTDEPIIDNPNSPDYNVDKMVENFLEYVNDAQSVYKTNNIIITMGGDFTYQNANLWYKNMDKLIKYVNEREPKVNLLYSTPACYIKSLYDSNAIWPVKQDDFFPYASDEHAYWTGYFTSRPTFKYYERRGNNFLQVCKQLYAMTNLNARDKVDLNMLRTAMGIMQHHDAITGTEKQNVAKDYERILENGIQDCLVVVQEAMTKLMSEKSELYETPSSSESNSKDYYLPMTLCQLNASECVISETNDNFVVTVYNPLGHTIDDYIRLPIAGNTYDVTSASGEKVETQIVAISENVLNQLKTRNSIATKELVFLVEKLPRLGYKSFYVQKTNSSEIQTKRPSTYNKLESRKKHASEGTKLNHESRNKIKNSHSNLSNEQSLTIGNEYIQVSMDPNTGYVGSISQIENNKTTTFPLVQEILFYEGMSGNNNVSENRASGAYIFRPKSAEPLLITDKPINKVVKGKLVEEIHQRFSDWASQIIRVYRDRGYVEFEWLIGPIPIEDKVGKEVISRFTTDFKSENTFYTDSNGRQLLKRILNKRPTWKLDVHEPVSGNYYPVTSMISIKDESSKKSLFVLTDRSQGGSSLKDGQIELMVHRRLLHDDAFGVEEALNETENGLGLVARGTHYLVIGKDDDNVPPLVFSKILALSKLLQPAVLFTSGDNLTMLEWKQNKNEFNGISSFLPPNVHLLTLEPWKGKSVLLRLEHFFQKKDSPDALSNPATVDLEQLFSKLKILSVRETNLAANLWKSDMNKMEWTTEEDMAEEFNDKYNPDYDSERLRIFDEPSVLMMNGFEKSPYTVGRRDKNYNFLKKKIKRDENKFVISLDPMEIKTFVVEVEFR from the exons ATGAAAATATTATCGTTTGTTGCCTTTTCTATATTCATATTTGTAATTGAGTCAAGACCCAATGAGAACGTTAAACAAACATGTGGCTACGAT tcTTGTCATCCTACGAAAAGTGATGCTATAAACGTCCATTTGGTACCTCACACACATGATGACGTCGGATGGCTCAAAACTGTCGATCAATATTACTATGGAA gtcgtaataacataaataaagcaggagtacaatatatattagattctgtCGTAGACGAACTAATCAAAGATCCAGTTAGAAG GTTTGTATATGTAGAAAGTGCCTACTTTGACAAATGGTGGTCAGATCAAAATGACCAAAGGAGACATCATGTAAAAAGATTGGTTGCTGAAGGGCGTTTGGAGTTTGCTGGAGGTGCTTGGTCCATGAATGACGAAGCTGCTGCTCATTATCACAGCGTTTTAGATCAACTCACATGGGGCTTAAG GTTTTTAAATGACACTTTCGGAGAATGCGGCCGTCCTAAAGCCGGCTGGCAGATTGATCCATTCGGACACTCTCGTGAACTGGCGAATATGTGGTCTTTGTCAGGTTTTGATGGACTTCTATTAGGAAGGGTTGACTATCAAGATAGGAGACGTCGTTCAAATAGTAAAGAATTGGAAATGTTATGGAGAGGAAGTGATGATTTAG GAGTAGGATCTGATATTATGACTGGAATAATGTTTAATACATACTCTCCACCACCTGGATTTTGCTTCGATATACTCTGCACCGATGAGCCTATTATTGATAATCCCAATAGCCCAGATTATAACGTCGATAAAATG GTTGAAAATTTCTTGGAATATGTCAACGATGCACAATCTGTTTACAAAACgaacaatattataattacaatggGTGGCGATTTTACATATCAAAATGCTAATCTTTGGTACAAAAATATGGACAAACTCATCAA ATACGTCAATGAACGCGAACCGAAAGTCAACCTTTTATATTCGACTCCTGCGTGTTACATAAAATCCTTGTACGATTCAAATGCTATTTGGCCTGTCAAACAAGATGATTTCTTCCCATATGCTTCTGATGAACATGCCTACTGGACAGGATATTTTACTTCAAGAcctacttttaaatattatgaaaGGAGAGGAAACAATTTCTTACAG GTGTGCAAACAATTGTATGCAATGACGAATTTAAATGCACGCGATAAAGTTGACTTGAATATGTTGAGAACAGCTATGG gcaTAATGCAACACCATGATGCTATCACTGGTACTGAAAAACAAAACGTTGCTAAGGACTATGAAAGGATATTAGAAAATGGTATTCAGGATTGTCTTGTTGTTGTTCAAGAGGCTATGAC aaaacttATGTCAGAAAAATCTGAACTTTATGAAACCCCTTCATCGTCAGAATCAAACTCAAAGGACTACTATCTTCCAATGACACTTTGCCAATTGAATGCGAGTGAATGTGTGATTTCAGAAACCAATGATAATTTTGTT GTTACTGTATACAATCCATTGGGTCACACCATAGACGATTACATACGTTTACCAATAGCTGGAAACACCTATGATGTCACAAGTGCTTCAg GAGAAAAAGTTGAAACGCAAATAGTGGCAATCTCTGAAAATGTACTGAACCAATTGAAAACGAGAAACTCTATCGCGACGAAAGAACTAGTTTTCCTGGTAGAAAAACTTCCTAGATTAGGATATAAATCATTTTACGTTCAAAAAACTAATAGTTCTGAAATTCAAACTAAAAGACCTAGTACTTACAATAAATTAGAATCTAGGAAAAAACATGCTTCTGAAGGCACTAAATTGAATCATGAAAGCaggaataaaatcaaaaattcccaTTCGAATTTGTCCAATGAACAATCTTTAACAATTGGAAATGAA TACATTCAAGTAAGTATGGATCCAAACACTGGATATGTTGGATCCATATCACaaatcgaaaataataaaacaactaCATTTCCATTGGTTCAAGAAATTTTGTTCTATGAAGGTATGTCAGGCAACAATAATGTAAGCGAAAATAG AGCCTCAGGAGCCTATATTTTCCGGCCCAAATCTGCAGAACCTTTATTAATTACGGATAAGCCGATAAATAAAGTCGTCAAA gGAAAACTTGTGGAGGAAATTCATCAGCGCTTTTCGGATTGGGCGTCCCAAATCATCAGAGTATATCGTGATAGGGGCTATGTAGAATTCGAATGGCTAATTGGACCCATTCCAATAGA AGATAAAGTTGGTAAAGAAGTAATATCTCGCTTTACCACCGACTTCAAAAGTGAAAACACTTTTTATACAGACTCAAATGGGAGACAACTGCTGAAGAGAATCTTGAACAAAAGACCGACCTGGAAATTAGATGTCCATGAACCTGTTTCAG GGAATTATTATCCTGTTACGTCGATGATTTCCATAAAAGACGAATCGTCTAAAAAATCATTGTTCGTCCTCACTGATAGATCGCAAGGTGGTAGTTCGTTAAAAGACGGCCAAATAGAATTGATG gttCATAGAAGGCTTTTGCACGATGATGCATTCGGAGTTGAAGAAGCTCTGAACGAAACCGAAAATGGATTAGGACTTGTTGCAAGAGGAACTCACTATTTAGTAATCGGAAAAGATGATGATA ATGTTCCTCCTTTGGTGTTCAGTAAAATATTAGCGTTGTCAAAACTATTACAACCAGCAGTTTTATTCACGTCCGGTGATAATTTAACAATGCTTGAatggaaacaaaataaaaatgag ttTAATGGAATTAGTTCATTCTTGCCGCCAAATGTCCACTTACTGACACTAGAGCCGTGGAAAGGAAAATCTGTACTTTTGAGATTAGAGCACTTTTTCCAAAAAAAGGACAGTCCAGATGCTCTGTCCAATCCTGCTACTGTAGATTTAGAACAATTGTTctccaaattgaaaattttatcagTGCGAGAGACTAATTTAGCTGCAAACTTATGGAAGTCTGATATGAACAAGATGGAATGGACCACCGAAGAAGATATGGCTGAAGAATTCAATGATAAATACAACCCAGATTATGATTCTGAAAGGTTAAGAATATTTGATGAGCCGAGCGTTTTGATGATGAATGGATTTGAAAAGTCACCGTACACTGTCGGGAGAAGggataaaaattacaatttcctTAAAAAGAAGATCAAGAgagatgaaaataaatttgtaattagtCTCGATCCCATGGAGATTAAAACTTTTGTTGTTGAAGTAGAATTTAGATAA